In Candidatus Anaeroferrophillus wilburensis, one DNA window encodes the following:
- the thrS gene encoding threonine--tRNA ligase encodes MVALQSAENTLVIIADETGKNVDQLIAEQHPGVKSRIVAARVGSRLVDTSAIPAGGEEVGLIDSSSPEGLDILRHSAAHVMAEAVKALFPEVKVTIGPAIDDGFYYDFDRDQSFTPDDLKNIEKKMKELIKKNMVFSRQEVSREEALALFSSLGETYKMELINELPEDETISLYRVGDFVDLCRGPHIPRTGLLKGCVKLLSVAGAYWRGDEHNKMLQRIYGTAFPGKEQLLNHLSMLEEAKRRDHRKLGKELELFSIQDEVGAGFVIWHPKGALLRTLLEDFEKREHLKRGYQIVIGPQLLKQELWKQSGHFDHYRENMYFTRIEDQEYGIKPMNCLAHMMIYKAKVRSYRDLPQRYFELGTVYRHEKSGVLHGLLRVRGFTQDDAHIICTPEQLQDEITAVIAFVADVMQVFGFAFDLELSTRPADSIGSDEDWERATNALTQALERNRLAYDINAGDGAFYGPKIDIKLKDALNRQWQCATIQCDFTLPERFDLSYIGTDGEKHRPVMLHRVILGSIERFIGVLIEHFAGAFPLWLSPVQVKVLTVTDDHIAYGRLVAEALRRDEIRVETDFRNEKLGYKIREAQMEKVPYMLIIGDQEVADGTVTSRKREKGENLAPMTVEQFSAYLKQECQRQVTGGNSHSN; translated from the coding sequence ATGGTCGCATTACAATCTGCCGAAAACACCCTGGTTATCATTGCGGACGAAACGGGGAAAAATGTGGACCAGCTCATCGCCGAGCAACATCCAGGGGTTAAATCCCGGATTGTTGCCGCCCGTGTGGGCAGCAGACTGGTGGACACCTCTGCCATCCCGGCTGGCGGTGAAGAGGTTGGACTGATTGATTCCTCTTCACCTGAAGGATTGGACATTCTCCGCCACAGTGCCGCCCATGTCATGGCTGAAGCGGTTAAAGCCCTGTTCCCCGAGGTAAAAGTTACTATTGGGCCGGCCATCGACGATGGCTTTTATTATGATTTTGACCGCGATCAGTCCTTCACCCCCGATGATCTCAAGAACATCGAGAAAAAGATGAAGGAGCTGATCAAGAAAAATATGGTTTTCTCCCGCCAGGAAGTCAGCCGGGAGGAAGCGTTGGCTTTGTTCAGTTCCCTGGGTGAAACTTATAAGATGGAACTGATCAATGAACTGCCCGAAGACGAAACCATCTCTCTCTATCGGGTTGGTGATTTTGTTGATCTCTGCCGGGGCCCCCATATTCCCAGGACCGGGCTGCTGAAAGGCTGCGTCAAACTGTTGAGTGTCGCCGGGGCCTACTGGCGCGGTGATGAGCACAACAAAATGCTGCAGCGCATTTATGGCACAGCCTTTCCCGGCAAGGAACAGCTCCTGAACCATCTCTCGATGCTGGAAGAAGCCAAGCGCCGGGATCACCGGAAGCTGGGAAAAGAGCTGGAACTATTCAGCATCCAGGATGAAGTGGGCGCCGGCTTCGTCATCTGGCACCCCAAAGGGGCCTTGCTCCGCACCCTGCTGGAGGATTTTGAAAAACGCGAACACCTGAAGCGTGGCTATCAGATTGTCATTGGCCCCCAGCTGTTAAAGCAGGAACTCTGGAAGCAGTCCGGTCATTTTGATCATTACCGGGAAAATATGTATTTCACCCGGATCGAGGATCAGGAGTACGGCATTAAGCCGATGAACTGCCTGGCCCATATGATGATCTACAAAGCCAAGGTTCGCAGTTACCGGGATTTGCCCCAGCGCTATTTTGAGCTTGGGACTGTCTATCGGCACGAAAAATCAGGCGTCCTCCATGGACTGCTCAGAGTCCGGGGGTTTACGCAGGATGACGCACATATTATCTGCACCCCGGAGCAACTGCAGGATGAAATAACCGCGGTCATTGCTTTCGTTGCTGATGTCATGCAGGTCTTCGGGTTTGCTTTTGATTTGGAGCTCAGTACCCGGCCGGCCGACTCCATCGGCAGTGACGAAGACTGGGAACGGGCAACCAACGCCTTGACCCAGGCCCTTGAACGCAACCGGCTGGCATACGACATCAACGCTGGCGACGGTGCCTTTTATGGACCAAAGATTGACATTAAACTGAAGGACGCCTTGAACCGCCAGTGGCAGTGCGCCACTATTCAGTGTGACTTCACCCTCCCGGAACGTTTTGATTTAAGCTACATTGGCACCGATGGCGAAAAACACCGGCCGGTCATGCTCCATAGGGTTATTCTGGGGTCCATTGAACGGTTTATCGGTGTTCTCATTGAACATTTTGCCGGCGCCTTTCCCCTGTGGCTTTCACCGGTCCAAGTTAAGGTGCTGACGGTCACCGACGACCACATAGCCTACGGCAGGCTGGTCGCTGAAGCATTACGCCGGGATGAGATCCGGGTGGAAACTGATTTTCGCAATGAGAAACTGGGCTACAAAATCAGGGAGGCCCAAATGGAAAAGGTGCCTTACATGCTGATCATTGGCGATCAGGAAGTGGCCGATGGCACCGTAACATCGAGGAAACGGGAAAAGGGCGAAAATCTGGCGCCCATGACCGTTGAGCAATTCAGCGCCTACCTCAAGCAGGAATGTCAACGCCAGGTAACAGGAGGAAATTCCCATAGCAACTGA